GCGTGAAGTCCGGTTTCCAATACCGCTCGACGTGCAGACCGGCGTCGCTAAAAACCGCCAACTCGCCGGGCGCCAGCTTCTTGATCCCTTTCAGGATCGTGTTGGGATGCGGGACGTATTGGTAAGTCAGGTACTCGTCAATCGCAGTCGGATCGATTTCACGCGGCACATCGGGCAGCGCGAGCAGCGTTTTCAGTTCGCTCCCAAATACGATTCGCCCGGCGTGATGATAGTAATAGAGCGGCTTTTGCCCCAGTCGATCGCGCCCCAATACCAAACGCCGCTCACGCAGGTCCCAGATCGCGATCGCGAACATCCCGTTGAAATGGCGAAAGCAGTCAGGCCCTTCGTCTTCGTACAGATGGACGATCGTCTCGGTGTCGCTGTGCGTCCGAAACGCGTGCCCGCCTCCTTCGAGGCGCCCCCGCAGCGCGCCGAAGTTGTAGATCTCACCGTTGAAGATGGTCCAGACGGTTTCATCTTCGTTGGAGAGCGGCTGCTTGCCGCCGGCTAGATCGATGATGGAGAGTCGTCGATGCCCCAAGGCGACGCCGGGAACTGCTGGATAAGGATTGCGATTTTCCAGCTCTCGATGCAGATAGCCGGCGTCATCGGGACCGCGATGCGAAATGCAGTCGGTCATTCGCCGCAGCGCCTCGGCCGAAACCGCTAGTTGTGGATCGGTCCATGCCGCCCCGGTGATGCCGCACACGCGCTAGTTCGCCTTGCTGTCGGTCGTGAAAATGGGAAGAGCCCTTATTTTAATCGGGCATCGCGTGGCGACTAGCAGCAGAAAAATTGGGCGAAAATCAACGTTTGAGACTCACGCAAATGATTTCCTGGTCATTTCGGACAAAAACGTGCCGGCCGGCGAACGCCGGATGCGCCCAGGTCACCCCGCCGCGACGTGAAAGTTGGGCGGTGGTCGGCTCGATGATTTTCGCGCGGTCGATTTCGTGGAATCCCTGTTTCGACAGCTTCGCGATGATCAACTCTCCCTTTTCATTGAAGAGCCAAAAGAGCGGTCCATTTTGCACAAAGTGAATGTTGCTCCAGCGGTTGGGGGGAGTCGCCGTTAGATCGGTCCAGATACGATCGCCGGTCTGTGGATCGAGACAACGTAGCTCGCCATGGCTATCGCATCCATAGATGACGCCTGGCAAAAAGACCGGCGTGCTGATGATCGATTGCAGCGCGTCGGTATCGCGCTCGCTGCGACCGACGCGCAGCCATAATTTTTCGACGGTCGGTTCGTTTTGATGGAGTCGCAACATCAGCGCGCCATCATAGAAGTCGGTCAGAAACAGGCGATCTCCTTGCACGACCGGCGTCGAAATGCCGATCGGCATGTTTCTCGGCGGCCAAGCGAATCGCCAGAAGACTTTCCCATTTTTGGGATCGATGCCGGCGACGCTATCGCCGGTCCAGCAAACCACGACATCTTCACCGGCCTGCTTGATCAAGATCGGCGCCGAATAGCCGGCGCGATCGTCCAGCGCGCGCCATTCTTCTTTGCCGGTTTTCGTATTCAAAGCGACAATGCAGGCGCCGTCCGCTCCGCCGATCTGCAAGATCAAGCGATCGCGGTAAACCAGCGGCGCCGCGGCGATGCCCCAGTCGGGCATGCGAATCTTTAACTCGGCGTTCAGATCGCGCTGCCAGAGAATCGCGCCGCTCGCTGCGTCAAAGCAAAACAGATTGCCCATCGTGCCGAGCGCGAAGGCGCTGCCGTTGTCGATCGTCACGCTGGCCCGAGGGCCTGCTTGATAACCGACGCCCACATAAGGGCAGTCGTACTCATGCGACCAGAGTTTCTCGCCCGATCGTTCGTCGAAGCAATGAACGCGTTCGATTTGCTTTGGTTCGACCAGGCGGTCGGTGACATAGACTTTGCCGCTAGCGACGGTAGGTCCGCTGTAGCCAGAGCCGATGGGCGCTCGCCATTGGACTTCGGGACCCTCAGCTGGGAACTTGCGCAGGATGCGATCTTCGCGCCAGACGCCGTCCCGATTTTCGCCGCGCCACTGCGGCCAATCATCGGCCAACGCCGAAGAGACGATCGCCAGACACGCACCCAAGAGCAACCAATTGATACGCATCCAACGAATCCCTTCGTGTGGCGACCAGCGGCCGCCGTGACTAACGGTTGAACAAAAAGGCAGGACTGTTGATCAACGCCCAAGCCAAGTCTTGCACGCCGGTCAAGCGTTGATTCTTCTCCAGTTCGGCGAGTTTCGCAACCTTATCTTGCATTTCTTTCAGGCGACCATCGCGTGATCGATAGAACTCGGTCAGCTTTTTCGTCTGTTCATCGGTCCGATCGGCCGCGGCCAGCGCCAAGATATCTTGGATCTCCTGCGGCAAGTTGCTCTTTAAGTGCAGCGGCCGCGGGCTAGTTGTGACCGAAACGCGGAACTTGCCCAGCAGATGACTGCCGTCGGGATATTGGAAGTTCATCCGCACCGTCAGATTGGTTCCCTCGGCGAATCCCGCATCATCGGCCGTTTCAAAGATCGCGACGTGCGGCACGTTGAACTCAGGACTCACCGCCCAACCGCTGGCCGGGTTGTTGTCGATCGCTCCCCGCACGGCCCAACCTTGCTGCGAAAAATCGGCTTCGCCGCCGGTAAGCGGCACATCGGCAGTTTGAGCCGCATCTTTGGCGTTGGTCGCAGCGACTTTCAGTTCGCTCAGGACAAAGTTGCCATTTTTCGCACGACCCGGACCACCAGCAGGCAGACTAGAATCGGCCAGCGCTTCGATCCGGATGCCGGTGACGCCGGCCAGGTCGGTCGGAAAGACCAGTTCGTATTCGTCTTTCGCCAGCGTGCCGGAGACAAGGATCGACTGATCCTCTAGCGACTTGAACTCGGCGCCAACGGTCGACTTCATCGCGGAGGCGGTCAGCGGCGTCCAATCTGGCGTGCGGGCGGAACTTGCTTCCCACTCCGGCATTTTGGCCATCAGGTCGGCGTCGTACTTGGCTAGCTCTTCTTGCGCTTCTTCATAGTCGCCGATCGATTCGTGCAACGTGCGAATCGCCAGATCGCGCTCTTCCACCGTCGGCTTGCGGGCAAAGAATCGCAGGAAGAGTTCTTCGATCAGCTTCTCATCATCCGGCGTTTCGCGCGTCAGCTTGGTCAGTTCGCTGTTGGGATCGGCGATCGCATCGGCGATGGTCGGGCCGTTCACCAGTTTCATCACCGGGCCCAGCATCACGCCGCCCGAGCGTTCGCATTCGCACGAGCTTTCCCGCGGCGGGCGACCAAAATCGTCGAGAAACGGAATGCGCGCCGAGACGTCAGGCAATTGCATCGCGCGAAATCCGGTCGGTACGCCGGGCAACTTGGCTGTGCTGCCGGTCGCCTGGTGGATCGAATCGAACAGTACTTCAGCCGGCAAGCGGCGGGGCAGGGCATGCGAATAGTTGATGCCGTCGTCATCGTTCCAGCGGTTGGTTTCGACCGAATGCTGATAGACGCGCGACTTACAGATGCGACGGAGAATTGCCTGCATGTCAAAATCGCTCTCGAGAAACTCTTGCGTCAAGCGATCGAGCAACTGCGGGTTGGCGGCCGGATTGCCGGCGCGAATGTCGTCGATCGGTTCAATGATGCCGACCCCAAACAGGTAGCCCCAGAGTCGATTGACATAGCTCTTGGCGAAGTATTGATTCTCGGGCGAGATCATCCAGTCGGCGAGCTTTTCGCGACGGCTGTCCGCGTCTTCGACCAGCTCGTTCTGATACGGAAATTCTGGCGGCGCCACATCGCCGGTCAGCAGATGCTTCACTTCGCCAGACCCGGTGTCGTAAATCACTTCGACCAGCGGCTGAGCCCCTTCGACCGCCGTGCCGCCGATCCGCTGACCGACGAAATGCTTGTCCTCTTTACGACCAACCTGGGCGAAGAAAGCCGAGAGTTGATAGTACTGGCTTTGCGTCCAGCGCTCAAACGGATGGTCATGACACTTGTTGCAGTTGAAACGGACCGCCAAAAAGAGCTGCGTCGTATTCTCCATCGCCCCTTCCGGGTCACGGAGAATCTTGTAGTAAGAGCTCGGCGGATTGTCGATGTTGGAGCCGGATGCGGTCAGAATCTCATGGACGAACTGATCGTACGGCTTGTTCTCAGCGATCGATTCTTTGATCCAATCGCGGAACGCATGAACGCCGGGCTCACCCAGGAACTTCTCATTCACCTGCAGTAAGTCGGCCCACTTGTTGGTCCAAAATTCGATAAACGCCGCGCTGCCGATCAGGCGATCGACCAACGCTTCGCGTTTGGCCTGAGTCGCGGTCGTATCGGCCAGAAAGGCTTTCACGTCTTCGGATGTCGGCGGCAACCCGGTCAGGTCGAGATAGACGCGGCGGATGAACTCTTCATCGGTGCAAAGTCCGCTGGGGAGCACTTTGACGCGCTGCAGCTTGTCATACACCAGTTCATCTACATAGCTCTCGGTTGGCGGATTGGTCCACTCAAAGCCGCTGCGATCGCCCATGACGGTGACCGTGGTTGCGACGTAGGCGCCGTCAAAGCGCGCGAGCACCGCCGCTTCGCCGCGGCGCAGCAATGACAACACGCCGTAGGCGTCGGCCACGGCGACTTCGATGTTGCCGCTTTCGATAAATGCGTCGGCGGTGACGTCTTTGGTCGTGCCGTCCGCATAGTTGGCGAGAATCACAAACTGCTGCTTCATCTTCGGCAGCGGAATGACCGGGTTTTTCGGCAAGATCTCGATCGAAGTAACTTTCGGCGACTCCAGATTCAGTTTCACGCCGCCTGCGATCCAGTTGCGCAAAATTTCGTAGCGGCGATCGCCGGGCTTGGTCAGTTGACCGCCGACATGCGGAATGGCGCCGCTCGATTTGAGCAGCATCAGGCTTTGGTCGGGCGCCGCACGATTGAAACGGCGACCGGCGACATCGTCGACCAGAGCTCGGTGATCGTACAGCGGGTCGTAGCCGCGCAGCGACAGCTTGAAGCCATTCTTGCCATCTTTTGACCCATGGCACGTCCCTTGATTACAACCCATTTTCGACATCGCGGGATTCACATCGCGGACATAGTCGGCATGCACTTCCGCTTCCAGGTTTCGCACGCTGACCGGTACGCTGACGTCGTGATCGGCGTACTTCAGGACAAGTTGCGTCTCGCCGTCGGCCAAGGGAGAAACGAGGCCATTGGGGGTGATTTTGAACTGCGTCGATTCATCTTTGCGCTCGACGACGCGAGTCAGGTCGACGATCTCGCCCGAGTCGAGCGTGCCGGTGACCAGCACTTGGGCGTAAGCGAAGGGAGAATCAAGTTCGATCCGCTCGGGCCAAACGTCAACTTTGACCAACTGCTTTCCGGCGGGGATCGTATTCTCGGCGCGTGTCGAACCGAGCGACACGGCGAGCGCGAGCAACAGGCTGAAAAAGATTCGCGAAATCATGAAAGCGTTTCCTTGCCGGGGGATAATAGCGCTGCGAGATCGTAGGAATATTTAATTTGCCGCGGCTGTTTGAGCGGCCAGCGGAACGGCCGAAAACTGACGCACCAGCGTACCGTCTTTGACCTGGTTAATACGAACGACGCCGTCAAAGCCGACCGAAGCTAATTGTTCGCCATCGGGACTGAAAGCGATCGAATAGACCGCGCCTTGCTGCTCGGCCATCTGGCGAAGCAGTTTGCCGTCGGCCGTGTTAAACAGATGAATCTCTCCGGTTTGGTCGTTGCTGCTGCAAGCGGCGACCAGCGATGCGTCAGGAGAAAACGCGACATCGAACACGCGGCCCGGCAGCGCCGGAAAGGCGCGAATCAAATTGAAGTCGTCGCCGATCTTCCGATCTTTCTCGCGAAACATCTTATAGATCTTGGGGATGCCGTCGGCGCCGCCGATCAGCAGTTGATCTTCGGTCGGATGACGCATCACCGCGGCGATGCCCCCTTTGAGTGCGCCCGGCGTGATGCTGGTGATGTTGTCGATGAAGCGTTCGGTTTTGACTTCGTACAGCTTCATCGTCATGTCGCGACTGACCGAAACCAGATGCGAACCGTCGACCGAGAAAGTCGTATCGAGCGCCCAATCTTCGTGAGCGCCGTTGAACAACACCTGATCGCCGGTCTCGGCGTTGAAAACGCGGACCGTGTTGTCACCGCAACCGACAGAAACTTGTTTACCGTCAGGCGACCAGTTAGCGCCGTAGATCGTGTCGTACGAAACCGGTATCGAATAGGTCAGCTCGCCGCTCTCGACGTCCCACATTTGCAGTTCGCCCAAGCGACCCGGCGATCCGCCTGCGACGACCAGGCGTTTGCCATCGGGGGAGAACCGTGCGGATTCGATCCGCTCGGACATGCCGACCAGACGTTTGGCGACGCCGCTGCCGTCCACTTTTTGCAGCAGCACTTCGTGATAGCCGGAAACGGCCAGCAGGCCGCCGTCGGGCGAGTATTCAATCGAGGTCAGCACCGGCGGCAACGAATAGATCGGGGGATGATCATGATCAATCGTCGGGCGCGTCGAAGCCGGCGTATCGTCTTTCGCGCCTTGCGAGATCCAAAGCGTCAACGTTTGACGATCGGCTTCGGTAAGCGGCTTTTTTCCTTTCGGCATTTCGGCTTTGCCTTCGGCCGGCGTGATCAGCTCGATCAAATAGCTTTCGTCCGGTTTGCCAGCGACGATTGCAGCGCCGCCGCTTTCTCCGCCTGCGATCAGCTTCTCAAAATCGGTCATGACGTATTCGCCTCCTTGCTTGGCCGGCTGATGACAGCCTTGGCAGTTGGCCTGCAAGATCGGACGAACGTCGCGGTAGTAACTAACCGTTCGCTCTTCTTCCGCCATCAGCGAGGGAGCGAAGAGGAGAACCAAAGAGAATACGAACAGCTTCGATGGCATCGCAACGGATCCTTTTCGAAAGCGCTGGCTTTGATCGAGGAATCGTGAGCAGGCAAGGGGAGGAGCGCCGCCGAGGATGGGCGTCGCGGGATGACTAATGGTTAATGCTAACCGAAAAGTTGGCGAGATTGCAAGAATTTCCCGCTCTGGCGGAGGGATCGCGGGGAAGATTGCCCCCCAGGCACAAAAAAAGGTGCGCCGAAGCGCACCTGGGTATCGTTGGTTGGACGGGGATCCTGGGAGGGATTTACTTCCGCAGCGTCACGCCGGTCATCATCCAGCCGTTTCCTTCGGTGTTGACGAAGAAGCCGCCTGGTCCCAGGAAGGGAGCGACCTGGGCGAAAGGAGGGAGCTTCGATCCGTCGAGCTCTTGCCGGCGGACTTCGTCTTCGTGACCGATGCGCCAGATGCGATTGATCGCTTCGCCGAGCAGCGATTTCGCTTCGGGCATGCGATTGGTGCGAATCATTTCGTGCGTGACGCGGAACATCTCGTCGGTCCGTCCGAATTGAAAAAAGCTGTCCTGAGCCAAGCCCAAATCGGTCAGCGCCGTTTTCACGCGAATGAAATCGGCCGAGTTGGAGAGGTTCCCCTTGTTTTGCAATACTTTTTCCAACAGTCCGACGTGCGACGAAACGAAGAGCCATTTGTCATGGATCGTGATCGCCATGTTCGGCAATTTTTGCGCCG
The nucleotide sequence above comes from Blastopirellula sp. J2-11. Encoded proteins:
- a CDS encoding PQQ-binding-like beta-propeller repeat protein, which produces MRINWLLLGACLAIVSSALADDWPQWRGENRDGVWREDRILRKFPAEGPEVQWRAPIGSGYSGPTVASGKVYVTDRLVEPKQIERVHCFDERSGEKLWSHEYDCPYVGVGYQAGPRASVTIDNGSAFALGTMGNLFCFDAASGAILWQRDLNAELKIRMPDWGIAAAPLVYRDRLILQIGGADGACIVALNTKTGKEEWRALDDRAGYSAPILIKQAGEDVVVCWTGDSVAGIDPKNGKVFWRFAWPPRNMPIGISTPVVQGDRLFLTDFYDGALMLRLHQNEPTVEKLWLRVGRSERDTDALQSIISTPVFLPGVIYGCDSHGELRCLDPQTGDRIWTDLTATPPNRWSNIHFVQNGPLFWLFNEKGELIIAKLSKQGFHEIDRAKIIEPTTAQLSRRGGVTWAHPAFAGRHVFVRNDQEIICVSLKR
- a CDS encoding DUF1549 and DUF1553 domain-containing protein; its protein translation is MISRIFFSLLLALAVSLGSTRAENTIPAGKQLVKVDVWPERIELDSPFAYAQVLVTGTLDSGEIVDLTRVVERKDESTQFKITPNGLVSPLADGETQLVLKYADHDVSVPVSVRNLEAEVHADYVRDVNPAMSKMGCNQGTCHGSKDGKNGFKLSLRGYDPLYDHRALVDDVAGRRFNRAAPDQSLMLLKSSGAIPHVGGQLTKPGDRRYEILRNWIAGGVKLNLESPKVTSIEILPKNPVIPLPKMKQQFVILANYADGTTKDVTADAFIESGNIEVAVADAYGVLSLLRRGEAAVLARFDGAYVATTVTVMGDRSGFEWTNPPTESYVDELVYDKLQRVKVLPSGLCTDEEFIRRVYLDLTGLPPTSEDVKAFLADTTATQAKREALVDRLIGSAAFIEFWTNKWADLLQVNEKFLGEPGVHAFRDWIKESIAENKPYDQFVHEILTASGSNIDNPPSSYYKILRDPEGAMENTTQLFLAVRFNCNKCHDHPFERWTQSQYYQLSAFFAQVGRKEDKHFVGQRIGGTAVEGAQPLVEVIYDTGSGEVKHLLTGDVAPPEFPYQNELVEDADSRREKLADWMISPENQYFAKSYVNRLWGYLFGVGIIEPIDDIRAGNPAANPQLLDRLTQEFLESDFDMQAILRRICKSRVYQHSVETNRWNDDDGINYSHALPRRLPAEVLFDSIHQATGSTAKLPGVPTGFRAMQLPDVSARIPFLDDFGRPPRESSCECERSGGVMLGPVMKLVNGPTIADAIADPNSELTKLTRETPDDEKLIEELFLRFFARKPTVEERDLAIRTLHESIGDYEEAQEELAKYDADLMAKMPEWEASSARTPDWTPLTASAMKSTVGAEFKSLEDQSILVSGTLAKDEYELVFPTDLAGVTGIRIEALADSSLPAGGPGRAKNGNFVLSELKVAATNAKDAAQTADVPLTGGEADFSQQGWAVRGAIDNNPASGWAVSPEFNVPHVAIFETADDAGFAEGTNLTVRMNFQYPDGSHLLGKFRVSVTTSPRPLHLKSNLPQEIQDILALAAADRTDEQTKKLTEFYRSRDGRLKEMQDKVAKLAELEKNQRLTGVQDLAWALINSPAFLFNR
- a CDS encoding c-type cytochrome domain-containing protein; the encoded protein is MPSKLFVFSLVLLFAPSLMAEEERTVSYYRDVRPILQANCQGCHQPAKQGGEYVMTDFEKLIAGGESGGAAIVAGKPDESYLIELITPAEGKAEMPKGKKPLTEADRQTLTLWISQGAKDDTPASTRPTIDHDHPPIYSLPPVLTSIEYSPDGGLLAVSGYHEVLLQKVDGSGVAKRLVGMSERIESARFSPDGKRLVVAGGSPGRLGELQMWDVESGELTYSIPVSYDTIYGANWSPDGKQVSVGCGDNTVRVFNAETGDQVLFNGAHEDWALDTTFSVDGSHLVSVSRDMTMKLYEVKTERFIDNITSITPGALKGGIAAVMRHPTEDQLLIGGADGIPKIYKMFREKDRKIGDDFNLIRAFPALPGRVFDVAFSPDASLVAACSSNDQTGEIHLFNTADGKLLRQMAEQQGAVYSIAFSPDGEQLASVGFDGVVRINQVKDGTLVRQFSAVPLAAQTAAAN